Sequence from the Candidatus Neomarinimicrobiota bacterium genome:
GCACCTTCTCCAACAAGGGCTGCGATGAAGATTCAAACGGCTGATTATTAATTTCGGTTTCATGAACCATGAACCCCGCTGCTGACGACATGACGGCCAAACTGGACGCGTTTCTCTGCCCCCGGAGCGTGGCGGTAATCGGCGCCTCCCGGGATCCCGAGAAGCTGGGTCATGGAATCCTAAGTAACATCCTGGCCTCCGGCTACGCGGGTGATGTCTACCCGGTCAATCCCACGGCCGACGAGGTGCTGGGCTTGCCAGCCTACCCCAGTGTCAAGGATATCCCCGGTGAGCTCGACCTGGCGATCATCGTTATCCCGGAACGCTTCGTCCTTAACGTGATGCGGGAATGCGGTGAAAAGGGCCTTAATGCGGTCATCGTCATCACCGCCGGCTTCGGGGAAACGGGCCTGGAAGGCATTCGCCACGAACATGAACTCACCAAAATCGCGCACGAGTACGGCATGCGCGTCATTGGACCAAACTGCCTCGGCGTCATCGATACCCTCTGTCCCATCAATGCCTCCTTCGCTGCCAGCATGCCCGATCAGGGCAGCATCGCCTTCATGTCCCAATCCGGCGCCCTGTGTACGGCTGTTCTGGACCTCGCCGTCGCCGAGAAAATCGGCTTCTCACGGTTTGTGAGCCTGGGCAACAAGGCCGACGTTGACGAAGCGGCACTCCTGGGCAAGTGGAAAGATGATGAGCAGACCAGTGTTGTGCTGGCCTACATCGAGGGATTGCCTGATGGACGTGAATTCATCAATATAGCCCGCCAGGTCTCGGCCAGGAAACCGGTAGTGGCGCTCAAGTCCGGCACAACTGAAGCGGGATCAAAAGCGGTATCCAGTCATACCGGGAGCCTGGCCGGCTCGGAACGGGCCTATGTGGCCGCCTTCCAAAAAGCTGGTGTCCTCAGGGCCGAATCGATACAAGACCTCTTTGACTGGGGCTTGGCGTTCGCCTACCAGCCGCTACTGGAAGGTCCCCGCATCGCTATAGTAACCAATGCCGGCGGCCCAGGTATCCTGGCAACCGACGGCCTGGAACGTGCCAACCTTCGCCTGGCCCAGCTCGAACCGCAGACCGTCCAGACCTTGCAAGAGGCCTTGCCCGGTGCCGCCAGCCTCTACAATCCCATCGACGTGCTGGGTGACGCCGATGCCGACCGCTACGCCATCGCTCTCCAGGCTGCCCTCAAAGATCCCAACGTCAATGGCGTGATAGTGATCCTGACACCACAGGTGATGACCCAGATTCCAGAAACCGCGGAGGTGGTCTCAAAACTGGCCGGACCGTATGACAAACCCATCATCGGCTGCTTTATGGGGCAAGCCAAAATCCGCGCTGGGGCCGAGATTCTTAACCGCAATCGCGTTCCTAACTACACCTCTCCCAATAGGGCTGTGGGTGTGCTACAGGCTATGTGGAATTATCGTCAGTACCTGCAGCAACCCAAAACAGAACCTGACCAGTTCGACATTGACCGCGAAGCGGTAATGCAAATTCTGGCGAAGACCCGCGCTGATGGCCGCGTGACCTTGGGCGAGGTCGAAGCCCGGGAGGTCATCGCCGCCTATGGGATCGCGCTGCCCGAATCCCGGCTGGCACGCACCAGCGAAGAAGCCATCGAGTTCGCTGAAGAGATCGGGTTCCCTGTTGCCCTGAAGATTGCCTCACCGGATATCCTTCATAAAACGGATGTAGGCGGTATCAGGTTGGATCTGCGCAGTGCAGAGGATGTGCGCGACGCCTTTGATCTAACTATGTATCGCAGCCGGAGGCACATGCCGGATGCCGACATCTGGGGCGCATTGGTCCAGAAAATGATCGAGCCAGGTAAGGAAGTGATCGTCGGTATGAGTTGTGACCCCCAATTCGGCCCGCTGATCCTGTTCGGGCTGGGTGGCATCTACGTCGAGGTGCTTAAAGACGTGACGTTCCGCTTAGCACCAGTGACCCAGCGGGAAGCCGGCGCGATGGTCAATGAAATCCGGTCCGCGCCCCTCCTGCGCGGCGTGCGCGGCGAAAAACCATCCGACCTGAAGGCTATCACCGAAATCATTCAGCGCGTATCACAACTGGTGATGGACTTCCCGGAAATTGTAGAACTGGACATCAACCCGCTGGTGGTTCATCATCAGGGAGCTATCGCCCTCGATGCCCGTTTGTCCATTAAGTAGGATTGACCGTAATGGGTGATACCTCCACCAAAACAGCAGTTGGGGACTCTTTTTTAAATCTCAGGTGGTCCAGAAATAGGAGACCAGCATGACCTCACTTTATGTTGTTTCAAACGAGACCTTCAGTGGTAAGACCGCCATCATAACCGGTCTGATGGAGCATCTGCGTAAGGAGGGCTTTGAGACCGGCTATATGAAACCGGTTAGTACCACACCACGAGTTGCCGGGCGACGGGTAGCCGATACCGATGCTCAGTTTATTAAAGATACCTTCGACCTGGCTGCGCCTCTGAGCAGGATTGTTCCAGTCAAGCTCACCGAGTCCTTCGTGGAAAAAGCTTTTCGAGGCGAACGGGACCTGGCTGCCCGGGTCAAGACGGTCTTTAATGGCTTATCTGCCGATACCGATATCTTATTCGTGGAAGGCGGCGGAGATTTGGCGGAGGGTAGTCTGTTCGGTTTGTCAGCACCAGAAGTGGCTGAGTTGCTGGACCTGCCCGTCCTGATCGTGATCCGCTACAAAAGCCGCCTGACTGGTGACAATATCCTCTTAGCCCGCCGCATCCTCGGCGAACGGTTAGTCGGCGCCGTGGTAAACTCAATACCGGGTCGAGAACTCGATCTGTTCTCAGACACCGGCGTACCTATCCTTGAGGAACATGGTATCCCTATCATGGGATTACTTCCGCGAAACCGCTTACTGACAGCCGCAACAGTCGGCGAATTAGCCGACGGGATCAACGGCGAGATCCTCATCGGTGAAGATTACTCTGACGCCCTGGTCGAGAACCTGACCATCGGGGCTATGGGGGTGGACAATGCCCTGGCGCACTTCCGGCGCAAACCCAATAAGGCTGTCATCACCGGCGGCGACCGACCCGACATCCATCTGGCCGCCCTGGAGACATCGACCCGCTGTCTGATCCTGACCGGCAACCTGCACCCAAGTCCACTGATTGTCACCCAGGCCGAGGAAAAAGGTGTGCCTATTATCCTATCGCCCCAGTCTACGCTGGAAACGGTGGAAACGATCAACCAGTTTTTCGGGCGCACACGCTTCCATCAAGCACAAAAGCTCGAGCAGTTCCAAGAGATTTTCGAAGCAAACTTCGACTTTGACCGGCTGTACCAGGTGCTGGGGCTGAAATCGTAGGCTCAATTACGAAGATAGCATAAACGGCCTCCCGGGCCGGATCGGGGCCTCTCCTTTCCCGTACCCCGGGCATATCCGTACCCATTGGCGGACTTAGAAATACGCCGTACTCTATTATCCTGCCTTTCTCAGGAGCTCGCCCGCAGTAAACGAAGAATGCCCACGACAATATTCATCCTCGGTACCCTTTCCATGTAGCGCAGGTACTCATCACCAAATTGCTGAACAAGGCGCACTTCTTCCTCCTTACAGCTCATATAAACAGCCACCGCACCAATGGTACCCAGAATCGCGAACAGCCAGTTGGGATAGAAAAGCAGCGTGGTGATGAATATCGCTAGAATCCCGCCCAAGTACTGGGGATGTCTGACCAACGAATAAGGGCCAGAATCGACCACGTGGGTTGTATGCACGAAGGACTTTCCCTTTGGTACTCCACCCCGACGTGGGAACATGATTATGGGTGTCATTACTAATACCATACCGAACGCCCAAAATGCCCACCCTAAAGCGAATAATATGGGGTAAAAACTCGTCTGCAGAATCCCAGTTAGGACAAGCGGGTTAACTGGAAAACATGCGATGCATAAGATCGTCATAGGCGTGCCTAATAAAATCTCTTTCTTCGTCCATTTAAACCCGTCCATGATCATTCTCACCTGATTGGCGCTCTCCTCCTTTCTCGTTGGGGGTGATTCTAGCGCGAAAACAACATTACCAGGCTCCCCACCAGAAGCCCGATGACCAGGTTGATTAACTTGACCATGAGAAAGGTTTTTCGGGAATAGGCGAGCATCGGCAGCATGCCGTGGCCATCCTGCACAATAGAGCTCGCCAGCAGAATACTACCCGGAATTACACCTTCCGCGTAGAGCGTCACGAAAACCAGGTGTGGACCTGACTGGGGAAGCAGGCCGACAAAGGCAGCAATTATAAGTATGATCCATGTACTTTCATGGATAACACTCTCAAGGTGCAGGTAGTGCACCAGCAACTGCATTACAAGCAAGGTACCAAACGTCCAGGCAAAGATGTGGGGAATATGCTGAAGAACCACATGCCGCCACAAATGCTGCTCTAAAAAGTGATCGGGCACCGTTGCTACTATAAAGAGGGACAGTGAGATGACTAATAAAAGGGTGATTCGCATCCAGTTCCAGGAAAGCGGGCCGATCTGCCCGGTAGCAATAGCAAGGGCAGCCAACAGAAGTCCAACTATCAACGTCGCCCGGAAAGGCGAGAGCATTCTCCACTGCTGCAGAATCTGACCGCGGGGAAAGCACTGGCAGGTCTCCGTCAGATGAACCTCCAGTTCGTGGCCGGCTTCCGATACAAATACTTCCGGTCGCCTATTAATGGCATCAGTCAACACCCCGGCGACTATCACCACTACAAAAAGGATGACCATCAGAAGCAGGGCCTGTCGGGGAATCAGGGCCAGCATGACATAGGCCTCGTCTCCGCTGGTGGCGATCATCGCCGTCACAACCGCCCCTAGGTTCAGGAGCCGGTGGGAGTACATGGCCACCACCATAAAGGGCCCCAAGCAGCCCGGCAGCACACCCAGAAAGCCAGCCAAAAGGTACTGTTTCCAGCGGCTGCCAACTATATGTCGCTGCC
This genomic interval carries:
- a CDS encoding phosphotransacetylase family protein, translated to MTSLYVVSNETFSGKTAIITGLMEHLRKEGFETGYMKPVSTTPRVAGRRVADTDAQFIKDTFDLAAPLSRIVPVKLTESFVEKAFRGERDLAARVKTVFNGLSADTDILFVEGGGDLAEGSLFGLSAPEVAELLDLPVLIVIRYKSRLTGDNILLARRILGERLVGAVVNSIPGRELDLFSDTGVPILEEHGIPIMGLLPRNRLLTAATVGELADGINGEILIGEDYSDALVENLTIGAMGVDNALAHFRRKPNKAVITGGDRPDIHLAALETSTRCLILTGNLHPSPLIVTQAEEKGVPIILSPQSTLETVETINQFFGRTRFHQAQKLEQFQEIFEANFDFDRLYQVLGLKS
- the acs gene encoding acetate--CoA ligase alpha subunit produces the protein MNPAADDMTAKLDAFLCPRSVAVIGASRDPEKLGHGILSNILASGYAGDVYPVNPTADEVLGLPAYPSVKDIPGELDLAIIVIPERFVLNVMRECGEKGLNAVIVITAGFGETGLEGIRHEHELTKIAHEYGMRVIGPNCLGVIDTLCPINASFAASMPDQGSIAFMSQSGALCTAVLDLAVAEKIGFSRFVSLGNKADVDEAALLGKWKDDEQTSVVLAYIEGLPDGREFINIARQVSARKPVVALKSGTTEAGSKAVSSHTGSLAGSERAYVAAFQKAGVLRAESIQDLFDWGLAFAYQPLLEGPRIAIVTNAGGPGILATDGLERANLRLAQLEPQTVQTLQEALPGAASLYNPIDVLGDADADRYAIALQAALKDPNVNGVIVILTPQVMTQIPETAEVVSKLAGPYDKPIIGCFMGQAKIRAGAEILNRNRVPNYTSPNRAVGVLQAMWNYRQYLQQPKTEPDQFDIDREAVMQILAKTRADGRVTLGEVEAREVIAAYGIALPESRLARTSEEAIEFAEEIGFPVALKIASPDILHKTDVGGIRLDLRSAEDVRDAFDLTMYRSRRHMPDADIWGALVQKMIEPGKEVIVGMSCDPQFGPLILFGLGGIYVEVLKDVTFRLAPVTQREAGAMVNEIRSAPLLRGVRGEKPSDLKAITEIIQRVSQLVMDFPEIVELDINPLVVHHQGAIALDARLSIK
- a CDS encoding putative manganese transporter, translated to MILRAFNQTLIITVFVFAMMLVIEYLNVLSSGQWQRHIVGSRWKQYLLAGFLGVLPGCLGPFMVVAMYSHRLLNLGAVVTAMIATSGDEAYVMLALIPRQALLLMVILFVVVIVAGVLTDAINRRPEVFVSEAGHELEVHLTETCQCFPRGQILQQWRMLSPFRATLIVGLLLAALAIATGQIGPLSWNWMRITLLLVISLSLFIVATVPDHFLEQHLWRHVVLQHIPHIFAWTFGTLLVMQLLVHYLHLESVIHESTWIILIIAAFVGLLPQSGPHLVFVTLYAEGVIPGSILLASSIVQDGHGMLPMLAYSRKTFLMVKLINLVIGLLVGSLVMLFSR
- a CDS encoding isoprenylcysteine carboxylmethyltransferase family protein, which codes for MIMDGFKWTKKEILLGTPMTILCIACFPVNPLVLTGILQTSFYPILFALGWAFWAFGMVLVMTPIIMFPRRGGVPKGKSFVHTTHVVDSGPYSLVRHPQYLGGILAIFITTLLFYPNWLFAILGTIGAVAVYMSCKEEEVRLVQQFGDEYLRYMERVPRMNIVVGILRLLRASS